A single window of Helicobacter pylori NCTC 11637 = CCUG 17874 = ATCC 43504 = JCM 12093 DNA harbors:
- the ccoG gene encoding cytochrome c oxidase accessory protein CcoG has translation MLESSSHFLKSFRLKRYIGFLLISLALLVTPFVRIDGAHLFLISFEHKQLHFLGKIFSAEELQVMPFMVILLFIGIFFITTSLGRVWCGWACPQTFLRVLYRDVIETKIFKLHKKISNKQENPKNTPSYKIRKALSVLLFAPVVAGLMMLFFFYFIAPEDFFMYLKNPSDHPVAMGFWLFSTAVVLFDIVVVAERFCIYLCPYARVQSVLYDNDTLNPIYDEKRGGALYNNQGHLFPLPPKKRSVENECVNCLHCVQVCPTHIDIRKGLQLECINCLECVDACTITMAKYNRPSLIQWSSTNAINTRQKVRLVRLKTIAYLGVIAVVIALLAITSFKKERMLLDINRNSDLYELRSSGYVDNDYVFLFHNTDNKDHEFYFKILGQKDIQIKKPLNPIAIKAGQKIKAVVILRKPLKSNATKYKNAKDALIPITIQAYSADDKNITIERESVFIAPSED, from the coding sequence ATGCTTGAATCTTCTAGCCATTTTTTAAAATCGTTCCGCTTGAAGCGTTATATAGGGTTTTTATTGATTTCTTTAGCGCTACTAGTCACGCCCTTTGTTCGCATTGATGGGGCGCATTTATTTTTGATCTCCTTTGAGCATAAGCAACTGCATTTTTTAGGCAAGATCTTTAGCGCTGAAGAATTGCAAGTCATGCCTTTTATGGTTATTTTGCTTTTTATAGGGATTTTTTTCATCACCACTAGCCTTGGGCGTGTGTGGTGCGGGTGGGCTTGCCCGCAAACCTTTTTAAGGGTGCTTTATAGAGATGTGATTGAAACCAAGATTTTCAAACTCCATAAAAAGATCAGCAACAAGCAAGAAAACCCTAAAAACACCCCAAGCTATAAGATCCGTAAAGCGTTGAGCGTTTTATTGTTCGCTCCTGTTGTGGCAGGGCTAATGATGTTGTTTTTCTTTTATTTCATCGCCCCAGAAGACTTTTTTATGTATCTTAAAAACCCTAGCGATCACCCTGTTGCTATGGGTTTTTGGCTTTTTAGCACGGCTGTGGTACTATTTGATATAGTGGTGGTTGCGGAGCGTTTTTGCATTTATTTATGCCCTTACGCTAGGGTGCAATCGGTGTTGTATGACAATGATACCTTAAACCCCATTTATGATGAAAAGCGTGGCGGAGCGCTTTATAATAATCAGGGCCATCTCTTCCCCTTACCCCCCAAAAAACGCAGTGTAGAAAACGAATGCGTGAATTGCTTGCATTGCGTGCAGGTTTGCCCCACGCATATTGACATCAGGAAGGGCTTGCAATTAGAATGCATCAATTGCTTAGAATGCGTGGATGCATGCACGATTACCATGGCTAAATACAACCGCCCTTCACTCATCCAATGGTCTTCAACCAACGCCATTAACACGCGCCAAAAAGTGCGCCTAGTGCGTTTAAAAACGATCGCTTATTTGGGGGTTATCGCTGTTGTGATAGCTCTTTTAGCCATCACTTCGTTTAAAAAAGAACGCATGCTCTTAGACATTAACCGCAACAGCGATCTGTATGAATTGCGCTCTAGTGGGTATGTGGATAACGATTACGTGTTTTTATTCCACAACACGGACAATAAAGACCATGAGTTTTATTTCAAAATTTTAGGGCAAAAAGACATCCAAATCAAAAAGCCTTTAAACCCTATCGCCATTAAAGCCGGGCAAAAGATTAAAGCGGTAGTGATTTTACGAAAACCCCTAAAGAGTAACGCCACAAAATACAAGAACGCTAAAGACGCTCTCATCCCTATTACCATACAAGCTTATAGCGCAGACGATAAGAATATTACGATAGAAAGGGAATCGGTGTTTATCGCACCCAGTGAAGATTGA
- a CDS encoding saccharopine dehydrogenase family protein, with amino-acid sequence MHTVLQIGAGGVGSVVAHKMGMNRDVFKNIILASRSLDKCYAIKESMLKKGLGEIGVEQVDADDTQALVALIQKYKPKVVINVALPYQDLTIMQACLETKTHYIDTANYEHPDLAKFEYKEQWAFDRAYKEARILGVLGAGFDPGVTNAYVAHAQRHHFDTIHTLDILDCNAGDHKRPFATNFNPEINLREVSSKGRYYENGKWIETKPLEIKQVWAYPQIGEMDSYLLYHEELESLVKNIKGLRRARFFMTFSQNYLTHMKCLENVGMLGIKEIEHQGVKIVPIQFLKTLLPDPATLAKDTTGKTNIGCYMTGIKNNQDKTLYIYNVCDHKKCYEEVGSQAISYTTGVPAMCAAKMICNDTWSADHFRAGVFNIEELNTDPFMEELIKQGLPYEVIER; translated from the coding sequence TTGCATACAGTATTACAAATTGGAGCTGGTGGCGTAGGCAGTGTGGTAGCGCACAAAATGGGCATGAACAGAGATGTGTTTAAAAATATCATTTTAGCGAGCAGGAGCTTAGACAAATGCTATGCGATTAAAGAAAGCATGCTCAAAAAGGGTTTGGGGGAAATTGGCGTTGAACAAGTGGATGCAGATGATACGCAAGCCTTAGTCGCTTTAATCCAAAAATACAAGCCTAAAGTCGTTATTAATGTGGCTTTACCCTATCAGGATTTAACCATCATGCAAGCATGTTTAGAAACTAAAACGCATTACATTGATACCGCCAATTACGAACACCCGGATTTAGCGAAGTTTGAATACAAAGAGCAGTGGGCGTTTGATAGGGCCTATAAAGAAGCAAGGATTTTAGGGGTTTTAGGGGCTGGGTTTGATCCAGGGGTTACTAACGCTTATGTCGCTCACGCTCAAAGACACCATTTTGACACTATCCACACTTTAGATATTTTAGATTGCAACGCTGGGGATCACAAACGCCCTTTTGCGACGAATTTTAACCCTGAAATCAATTTGAGAGAAGTCAGCTCTAAAGGGCGTTATTATGAAAATGGCAAATGGATTGAAACAAAGCCTTTAGAAATCAAGCAAGTGTGGGCTTACCCGCAGATTGGCGAAATGGATTCGTATCTTTTATACCATGAAGAATTGGAATCGTTAGTCAAAAACATTAAAGGTTTGAGGAGGGCGAGGTTTTTTATGACTTTCTCTCAAAATTATTTAACCCACATGAAATGCTTGGAAAATGTCGGCATGCTAGGCATTAAAGAAATAGAACATCAAGGCGTAAAAATCGTGCCGATACAATTTTTAAAAACCTTGCTTCCGGATCCAGCCACTTTAGCCAAAGACACCACCGGTAAAACCAACATCGGGTGCTACATGACCGGCATTAAAAACAACCAAGACAAAACGCTCTACATTTACAACGTGTGCGATCACAAGAAATGCTATGAAGAAGTGGGTTCGCAAGCCATAAGCTACACCACCGGCGTGCCAGCGATGTGTGCGGCTAAAATGATTTGCAATGACACTTGGAGCGCGGATCATTTTAGGGCCGGGGTGTTTAACATAGAAGAATTAAACACCGATCCCTTTATGGAAGAATTGATCAAACAAGGCCTGCCTTATGAAGTGATTGAGCGCTAG
- the gltS gene encoding sodium/glutamate symporter, translating to MQEIKLDIYATLVCMVLVLLLGRYVISKVKFLRDYDIPEPVVGGVLVAFTIMLARQFYNFGLQFDSSLKDPLMLTFFITIGLSADFKSLQKGGKMLAVFLLAVAGFVVCQNAVGISTASLLGVNPLMGLLGGSIALVGGHGTSAAWANFFTQPPYSFSSSLEVGMACATFGLVSGGIIGGPVAKYLISRYKLEPKDTKEKDTLEGVVSKGFETPKEQRLITASSFVETLALIAIALLVGTFLSHLVPKSFTLPTFVWCLFVGVILRNALSFFKIHSVFDREVSVIGNVSLSLFLAYALMSVNLLELLKLAVPLAVILSVQVVVMILYVVLVTFRVCGKDYDAAVLCAGHCGFGLGATPTAMVNMQTITNHYGPSHVAFIVVPLVGAFFVDIINALAIKGFLLLPFFPS from the coding sequence TTGCAAGAAATTAAGTTGGATATTTATGCCACTTTAGTGTGCATGGTTTTAGTGCTGCTTTTGGGGCGTTATGTGATTTCTAAAGTCAAGTTTTTACGCGATTATGATATTCCAGAGCCTGTTGTGGGCGGGGTTTTAGTCGCTTTTACTATCATGTTAGCGCGTCAGTTTTACAATTTTGGCTTGCAATTTGATTCTTCTTTAAAAGATCCTTTAATGCTGACTTTTTTTATCACCATTGGTTTGAGCGCGGATTTCAAATCTTTACAAAAAGGCGGGAAAATGCTTGCGGTTTTTTTGCTGGCTGTGGCGGGGTTTGTGGTGTGTCAAAATGCAGTGGGGATTTCTACCGCTAGCCTTTTAGGGGTCAATCCTTTAATGGGGCTTTTAGGAGGGTCTATCGCTTTAGTGGGAGGGCATGGCACTAGCGCGGCATGGGCTAATTTTTTCACCCAACCACCTTATAGTTTTAGCTCCAGCTTAGAAGTGGGCATGGCGTGTGCGACTTTTGGCTTGGTGAGTGGGGGGATTATTGGGGGGCCTGTGGCTAAATATTTGATTTCAAGATACAAACTAGAGCCTAAAGACACTAAAGAAAAAGACACTTTAGAGGGCGTGGTGTCTAAAGGCTTTGAAACCCCTAAAGAGCAGCGCCTAATCACCGCATCCAGTTTTGTAGAAACTTTAGCTTTAATTGCGATCGCTTTATTGGTGGGGACTTTTTTATCGCATTTGGTGCCTAAAAGCTTCACTTTGCCGACTTTTGTGTGGTGCTTGTTTGTAGGGGTTATTTTAAGAAATGCCTTGTCGTTTTTTAAAATCCATAGCGTGTTTGACAGAGAGGTTTCAGTCATAGGGAACGTGAGTTTGAGTCTGTTTTTAGCCTACGCTTTAATGAGCGTGAATTTATTGGAATTGTTAAAACTCGCTGTGCCATTGGCGGTTATTTTGAGCGTTCAAGTGGTGGTTATGATCCTTTATGTGGTGCTGGTAACCTTTAGGGTATGCGGGAAGGATTATGATGCGGCGGTGTTGTGCGCGGGGCATTGCGGTTTTGGGCTTGGAGCGACCCCAACGGCTATGGTGAATATGCAAACCATCACCAACCACTATGGGCCATCGCATGTAGCGTTTATCGTCGTGCCTTTAGTGGGGGCGTTTTTTGTTGATATTATTAACGCTTTAGCGATTAAAGGCTTTTTGCTCTTGCCTTTTTTCCCATCATGA